Proteins from a genomic interval of Treponema succinifaciens DSM 2489:
- the fumC gene encoding class II fumarate hydratase, whose product MEYRIEHDSMGEVKVPADKLWGAQTERSHENFLIGVGIETMPREITKAFGYLKKAAALANNALKPEKMTDKKLKSISQACDEVISGSLNENFPLVVWQTGSGTQSNMNTNEVIANRANQIAGEKLCHPNDDINMSQSSNDTFPTAMHIAAVVEVEDKLFPAIDILVDTFKKLEKVNEGIVKSGRTHLQDAVPIQFSQEISGWRTSLERDKEMLSSSLPYLKQLALGGTAVGTGLNAPSGFDTLVAKKVSELTGKDFVTAPNKFHALTSKDEIVFAHGALKALAADLMKIANDVRWLASGPRCGIGEIHIPENEPGSSIMPGKVNPTQCEAMTMVAVQVMGNDAAVGMAASQGNFELNVFMPVIAYNFLQSVRLLAEVMVSFNKNCAVGITANKEKMHFNLYNSLMLVTALNPYIGYENAAKTSHKAYEENISLKDACVQLGFLTAEKFDDVFHPEEMAGVKK is encoded by the coding sequence ATGGAATACAGAATTGAACATGACAGCATGGGAGAGGTAAAAGTTCCTGCTGACAAACTCTGGGGCGCGCAGACTGAACGCAGCCACGAGAATTTTCTTATCGGCGTTGGAATTGAAACAATGCCGCGTGAAATTACAAAGGCTTTTGGCTATCTGAAAAAGGCGGCGGCGCTTGCGAACAATGCGCTCAAACCTGAAAAAATGACAGACAAAAAGCTCAAGTCAATTTCCCAGGCTTGCGATGAAGTTATTTCAGGCTCATTGAACGAAAACTTTCCGCTTGTTGTATGGCAGACAGGTTCTGGCACACAGTCAAACATGAATACAAACGAAGTTATTGCGAACAGAGCTAACCAGATTGCAGGCGAAAAACTTTGCCATCCGAATGACGACATAAACATGAGTCAGTCTTCAAACGACACTTTTCCAACCGCAATGCACATTGCCGCTGTTGTTGAAGTTGAAGACAAGCTTTTTCCGGCAATCGACATTCTTGTTGACACTTTCAAAAAACTGGAAAAAGTAAACGAAGGCATTGTAAAGTCAGGACGCACTCACCTTCAGGATGCTGTTCCAATTCAGTTCTCGCAGGAAATTTCTGGCTGGAGAACTTCTCTTGAGCGCGACAAGGAAATGCTTTCCTCCTCCCTTCCATATTTGAAGCAGCTTGCCTTGGGAGGAACAGCGGTCGGAACAGGACTCAATGCTCCATCTGGATTTGATACTCTTGTTGCAAAGAAAGTTTCAGAGCTCACAGGAAAAGACTTTGTTACAGCTCCAAATAAATTCCATGCCTTGACTTCAAAAGATGAAATTGTATTTGCGCACGGAGCTTTAAAAGCACTTGCCGCTGACTTGATGAAAATCGCAAACGATGTAAGATGGCTTGCTTCCGGTCCAAGATGCGGAATCGGTGAAATCCATATTCCAGAAAACGAGCCGGGCTCTTCAATCATGCCGGGAAAAGTAAATCCAACACAGTGCGAGGCAATGACAATGGTTGCTGTTCAGGTTATGGGAAATGACGCTGCTGTTGGAATGGCTGCTTCACAGGGAAACTTTGAGCTGAATGTATTTATGCCGGTAATCGCATATAATTTTCTTCAGTCTGTAAGGCTTCTTGCTGAAGTAATGGTAAGTTTCAACAAAAACTGCGCGGTTGGAATCACAGCAAACAAGGAAAAAATGCACTTCAACTTGTACAATTCCCTAATGCTTGTAACAGCCCTGAACCCATACATCGGATACGAAAACGCAGCAAAAACAAGCCACAAAGCTTATGAAGAAAATATTTCACTTAAAGATGCCTGTGTACAGCTTGGCTTCCTTACAGCTGAAAAATTTGACGATGTTTTCCATCCAGAAGAAATGGCTGGCGTAAAAAAATAA
- a CDS encoding CoB--CoM heterodisulfide reductase iron-sulfur subunit B family protein, translated as MSENQTHTLTYSYFPGCTLKNKAKDLDLYGRLSAEALGFKLEEIEEWQCCGGVYPTGKNEIASKLPSVRALAASRDKNHALVTLCSACYNVIKQVNNDLQNDENTILKVNNYLAQDNIEYHGETKVLHFLEVLRDEIGWDNVKKAVKNPFKGKKIGAYYGCLLLRPGKVMEFDDPENPKILEDFITAIGGTPVIYAQRNECCGAYAAFEDETIPQKRSASILANAEDMGADFLVTSCPLCRYNLIKNKGSSKLDVIYFTELLAEALGVKDAVAKEAVNA; from the coding sequence ATGAGTGAGAACCAGACACACACACTGACTTATTCTTATTTTCCAGGCTGCACGCTAAAAAACAAAGCGAAGGATTTGGACTTATACGGTCGTTTAAGCGCGGAAGCTCTTGGTTTCAAACTTGAAGAAATCGAAGAGTGGCAGTGCTGCGGCGGTGTATATCCTACAGGCAAAAATGAAATTGCCTCAAAGCTTCCTTCTGTCCGGGCTTTGGCTGCATCCAGAGATAAGAACCATGCATTGGTAACACTGTGCTCAGCGTGTTACAATGTAATCAAGCAGGTGAACAATGACCTGCAGAATGACGAGAACACAATTTTAAAAGTAAACAACTATCTCGCCCAAGACAATATTGAATACCACGGAGAGACGAAAGTCCTTCACTTCCTTGAAGTTCTCCGTGATGAGATCGGCTGGGACAACGTAAAGAAGGCCGTCAAGAATCCTTTCAAGGGAAAGAAAATCGGCGCCTATTACGGCTGTCTTCTTCTTCGCCCGGGAAAGGTGATGGAATTTGACGATCCGGAGAATCCGAAAATTCTTGAGGACTTCATAACCGCAATCGGCGGAACTCCGGTCATTTATGCCCAGCGCAACGAGTGCTGCGGCGCCTATGCCGCGTTTGAGGACGAAACGATTCCCCAGAAAAGGTCGGCTTCGATTCTTGCGAACGCCGAGGACATGGGAGCAGACTTCCTTGTCACAAGCTGCCCTCTGTGCCGCTACAATCTCATAAAGAACAAAGGCTCCTCAAAGCTTGATGTCATCTACTTTACGGAACTTCTTGCGGAAGCTCTCGGCGTAAAGGATGCCGTGGCAAAGGAGGCTGTGAATGCTTGA
- a CDS encoding 4Fe-4S dicluster domain-containing protein: MLESEIQKYKELILETSGVNPKKCMVCGKCSGTCPNYDSMEYHPHQFVQMVENGEIEPLLKSKSIYTCLSCFACLERCPRQVEPAKLIDAVRTVVERERGPLHLDPVQVPEKLDEETPQQLLMSAFRKYRK, from the coding sequence ATGCTTGAGTCAGAAATTCAGAAATACAAGGAACTGATTCTTGAGACAAGCGGAGTCAATCCGAAAAAATGCATGGTCTGCGGAAAATGCTCTGGAACCTGCCCTAATTACGACTCTATGGAATATCATCCGCATCAGTTTGTGCAGATGGTTGAGAACGGAGAAATCGAGCCGCTTTTGAAGAGCAAATCGATTTATACCTGTCTGAGCTGTTTCGCCTGCCTTGAGAGATGTCCACGCCAGGTCGAGCCGGCCAAGCTTATTGACGCTGTGCGCACTGTAGTCGAGCGTGAGCGCGGTCCGCTTCATCTTGATCCTGTTCAGGTTCCTGAAAAGCTTGATGAAGAGACTCCGCAGCAGCTTTTGATGAGCGCATTCAGAAAGTACCGCAAATAG
- a CDS encoding CoB--CoM heterodisulfide reductase iron-sulfur subunit A family protein, translating into MERIGVFVCHCGTNIAGTVDVAKVAEELGKVNGVVYSTHYTYMCSSAGQKMIEDKIHELNLTGVVLCSCSPRMHEKTFRSCAERAGLNAYKVEVANIREQCSWVMKEMGDATEKAIALGKAAVAKTILDTPLIEGETPMTKRALVIGGGIAGITAALDIADAGFPVDIVEKDYTVGGKMAKLDKTFPTLDCASCIVTPKMTEVSQNPNIRILSYSEVAGVKGYIGNFEVDIKRHPRYVDETKCTGCGACIEKCPNKKVPNAFNLNLNNRKAIDIPFAQAVPKVAAISADYCLHMKGLKNGKDNVCGFCEKACAAGAINFHQEETMLTEKYGAIIVATGYNPISLEKFDEYAYSQSPDVVSSLEFERLCNASGPTNGHLLRPSDGKEPKNIVFVQCVGSRCSADSTKGHEYCSKICCMYTAKHAILTRDHYPDTNITVFYIDVRTPGKNFDEFYRRAVEQYGVHYIKGQVGKVTPLSDGTLDVQGSDLILNRQVHIKADMVVLAASIEADKSARPLATMLTTSMDNNDFFLEAHAKLRPVESPTAGIFLAGCCQGPKDIPETVAQSSGAAAKAICLLVKDKLKNNPCTANPNENACNGCGQCANVCPYGAISYIEKDFRGPNRTTITRRVSQVNKAMCHGCGACTVACPSGAMDLLGFSNKQILAEVDSVL; encoded by the coding sequence ATGGAAAGAATCGGTGTTTTCGTGTGCCATTGCGGCACAAACATTGCAGGCACTGTTGACGTTGCAAAAGTAGCTGAAGAGCTCGGCAAGGTGAACGGTGTAGTTTATTCAACTCATTATACATATATGTGTTCTTCCGCCGGTCAGAAAATGATCGAGGACAAGATTCACGAGCTGAACCTTACTGGTGTGGTTCTGTGCTCCTGTTCTCCGCGTATGCATGAGAAGACCTTCCGTTCCTGTGCGGAGCGCGCCGGCTTGAATGCTTACAAGGTGGAAGTCGCGAACATCCGTGAGCAGTGCTCATGGGTTATGAAAGAAATGGGCGATGCAACAGAAAAAGCCATTGCTTTGGGCAAGGCGGCTGTCGCAAAGACAATTCTTGACACGCCTCTTATTGAAGGCGAGACTCCAATGACAAAACGCGCATTGGTAATCGGCGGCGGTATCGCAGGAATCACGGCTGCACTCGACATTGCGGACGCGGGATTTCCGGTTGATATTGTTGAGAAGGACTATACGGTCGGCGGAAAGATGGCGAAGCTTGACAAGACTTTCCCTACATTGGACTGCGCGTCCTGTATCGTCACGCCGAAAATGACTGAAGTCAGCCAGAATCCGAACATCCGCATCCTCTCCTACTCGGAAGTTGCAGGTGTGAAAGGATATATCGGAAACTTCGAGGTGGACATCAAACGCCATCCGCGCTATGTTGACGAGACGAAATGCACGGGCTGCGGAGCGTGTATCGAAAAGTGTCCGAACAAGAAAGTTCCGAACGCATTCAACCTGAACCTGAACAACCGCAAGGCGATCGACATTCCGTTTGCCCAGGCTGTTCCGAAGGTGGCCGCAATCTCCGCGGACTACTGTCTTCACATGAAAGGCCTCAAGAACGGCAAGGACAATGTCTGCGGATTCTGCGAGAAGGCCTGTGCAGCAGGAGCAATCAACTTCCATCAGGAAGAGACAATGCTTACTGAAAAATACGGCGCAATCATCGTGGCTACCGGTTACAATCCGATCAGCCTTGAGAAATTCGATGAGTACGCATACAGCCAGAGTCCTGACGTCGTTTCATCACTTGAATTCGAGCGCCTCTGCAACGCATCAGGTCCTACAAACGGACATCTTCTCCGCCCTTCAGACGGAAAGGAGCCGAAGAACATCGTGTTCGTCCAGTGCGTGGGAAGCCGCTGTTCTGCGGACTCCACAAAGGGCCACGAATACTGCTCAAAAATCTGCTGTATGTACACTGCGAAGCATGCGATTCTTACCCGCGACCACTATCCTGACACAAACATCACCGTCTTCTATATCGACGTGCGCACTCCGGGAAAGAACTTTGATGAATTCTACCGCCGCGCGGTTGAGCAGTACGGTGTCCACTACATCAAGGGACAGGTGGGAAAAGTAACTCCGCTCTCTGACGGAACTCTTGATGTACAGGGCTCTGACCTGATTCTGAACAGACAGGTTCACATCAAAGCGGATATGGTTGTACTTGCAGCCTCAATCGAGGCCGACAAGTCGGCGCGTCCGCTTGCGACAATGCTCACGACATCCATGGACAACAATGACTTCTTCCTTGAGGCCCATGCAAAGCTCCGTCCTGTTGAGTCTCCTACAGCCGGCATTTTCCTTGCCGGATGCTGTCAGGGACCTAAGGATATTCCGGAGACTGTAGCGCAGTCTTCAGGCGCGGCCGCAAAGGCGATCTGCCTGCTTGTAAAGGACAAGCTCAAGAACAATCCTTGCACTGCGAATCCGAACGAGAACGCCTGCAACGGCTGCGGCCAGTGCGCGAACGTCTGTCCTTACGGCGCGATTTCTTACATCGAGAAGGATTTCCGCGGACCGAACAGAACTACAATCACACGCCGTGTTTCCCAGGTGAACAAGGCTATGTGCCACGGATGCGGAGCCTGTACGGTCGCCTGTCCTTCCGGCGCGATGGATCTGTTAGGATTCAGCAACAAACAAATCTTGGCGGAGGTTGACTCAGTACTGTAA
- a CDS encoding hydrogenase iron-sulfur subunit translates to MAENKEWEPRIVAFCCNWCSYAGADLAGNNRLEYPKNVKIIRIPCSCRLNPLFILRAFQRGADGVILCGCHPGDCHYSTGNYFARRRMTLLFSMLDYLGIDKGRTRVEWCSAAEGVRFAGIMNDFVSQIKALGENKKLEDVRCKTN, encoded by the coding sequence ATGGCTGAAAATAAAGAATGGGAACCGAGAATTGTTGCTTTCTGCTGCAACTGGTGCTCTTACGCCGGTGCGGACTTGGCTGGCAACAACCGTCTTGAATATCCGAAGAACGTTAAAATTATCCGTATTCCATGCTCATGCAGGCTGAATCCTCTGTTCATTCTCCGTGCATTCCAGCGTGGTGCGGACGGTGTAATCCTATGCGGATGTCACCCCGGTGACTGTCACTACTCTACAGGAAACTATTTCGCGCGCCGCCGCATGACCCTGCTCTTCTCGATGCTTGACTACTTGGGAATTGACAAGGGACGCACGCGCGTTGAATGGTGTTCCGCCGCTGAAGGTGTCCGCTTTGCCGGAATCATGAACGATTTCGTATCGCAGATAAAAGCCCTTGGCGAAAACAAGAAGCTGGAGGATGTAAGATGCAAGACAAACTGA
- a CDS encoding 4Fe-4S dicluster domain-containing protein — protein MQDKLIARAKELLSEGKVQKVVGWKKGLFDDDITPAVFATAEELDKDFVFNKYCKANLSKYLVGITRNIEIAKSTARMNNTMAKQRDPNAQDKPIPSEVVLVFLKPSDTYSFTQLLKESRITRDDVYAVGVPCQDTVDGGDVCGNCAGKKPVSCDEYIGVDPEAEVAPNTARMEEVAKIEAMSVNGRYEFWRNEFSRCIRCNACRNVCPACTCEKCVFDNNALYTTQKVAETSFEESLFHIIRAWHVAGRCTDCGECSRVCPQNIPLYLLNRKYIKDINEIYGDYQAGADMESKPAMLRFQEDDPETTIVYDRSKDGGNE, from the coding sequence ATGCAAGACAAACTGATTGCCCGCGCCAAGGAACTTCTTTCTGAAGGCAAGGTACAGAAGGTTGTCGGCTGGAAGAAAGGTCTCTTTGATGACGACATCACTCCGGCCGTATTCGCAACCGCGGAAGAACTGGACAAGGATTTTGTCTTCAATAAATACTGCAAGGCAAACCTTTCAAAATATCTGGTCGGAATCACAAGAAACATCGAGATTGCGAAAAGCACGGCGCGCATGAACAACACGATGGCGAAGCAGCGCGATCCGAACGCACAGGACAAGCCTATTCCGTCCGAAGTTGTGCTTGTGTTCCTGAAGCCTTCCGACACTTATTCATTCACACAGCTGCTCAAGGAAAGCCGCATTACAAGAGATGATGTCTATGCGGTCGGCGTTCCTTGCCAGGACACAGTTGACGGCGGAGATGTATGCGGAAACTGCGCCGGAAAGAAGCCCGTCTCATGCGACGAGTACATCGGCGTGGATCCGGAAGCAGAGGTTGCTCCAAACACGGCAAGAATGGAGGAGGTCGCAAAGATTGAGGCCATGTCTGTGAACGGGCGTTATGAATTCTGGAGAAATGAATTCAGCCGCTGCATCAGATGCAACGCCTGCCGCAACGTCTGCCCCGCCTGCACCTGCGAGAAATGCGTGTTCGACAACAACGCGCTCTACACGACGCAGAAAGTCGCGGAGACAAGCTTTGAGGAAAGCCTGTTCCATATCATCCGCGCATGGCACGTAGCCGGACGCTGCACGGACTGCGGCGAATGCTCAAGAGTCTGTCCTCAGAACATTCCGCTTTATCTTCTTAACCGCAAGTACATCAAGGACATCAATGAGATTTACGGCGACTATCAGGCCGGAGCGGACATGGAGTCAAAGCCCGCGATGCTCCGTTTCCAGGAGGACGACCCGGAGACAACGATTGTTTACGACAGATCAAAAGACGGAGGTAATGAATAA
- a CDS encoding 4Fe-4S dicluster domain-containing protein, whose amino-acid sequence MLSIAKDKIDSLFELIGSKQPLYLPVDNNSGKADFAKWQKGTKLSEKLKTTRSAKDFFFPKTEHLVSYEMSGKEVKVVDPRKEVGDFVIFGVRACDARGFTAIDNVYLNMNPVDSYYKNRREHGTVIVLACNEPAKTCFCSTFGIDASLAKPAGDVSCWLADGKYYFEANTDKGKAFVENAKSALEDADTSAVEACRKDIAEKVEKLPFAHLDLSKFQGKDMLKIFNSKIWDKVSEPCVGCGTCTYVCPTCMCFDVRDFATSNGVRQIRCWDSCMYNDFTQMAAENPRHTQKERSRQRFMHKLMYYPMAHDGMFSCVGCGRCVENCPVNMNIVKVIKAVNESDDI is encoded by the coding sequence ATGCTTAGTATCGCAAAAGATAAAATCGATTCATTATTTGAGCTTATCGGTTCAAAACAGCCTTTGTACTTGCCTGTTGACAACAATTCGGGAAAAGCCGACTTTGCGAAATGGCAGAAAGGCACAAAGCTTTCAGAAAAACTAAAGACCACACGCTCCGCAAAGGATTTCTTCTTTCCTAAGACCGAGCATCTTGTGAGCTACGAAATGAGCGGAAAGGAAGTCAAGGTCGTTGATCCGCGTAAGGAAGTCGGGGATTTTGTGATTTTCGGTGTGCGGGCCTGTGATGCGCGCGGCTTCACCGCAATCGACAACGTCTACCTGAACATGAATCCTGTGGACTCATACTACAAGAACCGCCGCGAGCACGGAACAGTAATCGTCCTTGCCTGCAACGAGCCTGCGAAGACCTGCTTCTGTTCCACATTCGGAATTGACGCGTCGCTTGCAAAACCTGCCGGAGACGTCAGCTGCTGGCTCGCCGACGGAAAATACTATTTTGAGGCCAACACCGACAAGGGCAAGGCTTTTGTTGAGAACGCGAAATCCGCGCTTGAGGACGCTGACACATCGGCTGTTGAAGCCTGCAGGAAGGACATCGCGGAAAAAGTTGAAAAGCTTCCGTTCGCGCATCTTGACCTTTCAAAATTTCAGGGCAAGGATATGCTCAAGATTTTCAACTCGAAAATCTGGGACAAGGTTTCTGAGCCCTGCGTTGGCTGCGGAACCTGCACTTATGTCTGCCCGACATGCATGTGCTTCGACGTGCGCGACTTCGCCACAAGCAACGGCGTGCGTCAGATCCGCTGCTGGGATTCCTGCATGTACAACGACTTCACCCAGATGGCCGCCGAGAATCCGCGCCACACCCAGAAGGAAAGAAGCCGCCAGAGATTCATGCACAAGCTCATGTACTATCCTATGGCGCATGACGGAATGTTCAGCTGCGTTGGCTGCGGACGGTGCGTTGAGAACTGCCCTGTGAACATGAACATCGTCAAGGTCATCAAGGCCGTAAACGAGAGCGATGACATCTAA
- a CDS encoding FAD/NAD(P)-binding protein, with product MENKESFIPYVGKIIDIKQETPDVKTFSVVGLDGKKLFEHIPGQCAMLIVPGVGESMISITSSPTLETHMEFSIKKCGCVTEWLHSAEVGQEICLRGPIGNGFPVEGALKGKDILVIAGGIGIAPVHSVVNYMMDHRENYGRIQVIYGSRSKADLVRLDEMQNVWMKQPNCSINLTIDRPQDDWDGHVGFVPPYVTECNPDPSMTVIMCGPPILIHLSLDALKKLGFKDSQVFTTMEMRMKCGIGKCGRCNIGDKFVCKDGPVFSFDQLGELPPEY from the coding sequence ATGGAAAACAAAGAAAGCTTTATTCCTTATGTAGGAAAAATTATTGATATCAAGCAGGAAACTCCTGATGTAAAGACTTTCAGCGTAGTCGGTCTTGACGGAAAGAAATTGTTCGAGCACATTCCGGGACAGTGCGCAATGCTGATTGTTCCGGGCGTGGGCGAGTCGATGATTTCAATAACATCCTCCCCGACTCTTGAGACGCACATGGAATTCTCAATCAAGAAGTGCGGCTGCGTCACAGAATGGCTTCACTCCGCGGAAGTCGGCCAGGAAATATGTCTGCGCGGCCCTATCGGAAACGGATTCCCTGTTGAAGGCGCGCTCAAAGGCAAGGACATTCTCGTAATTGCCGGCGGTATCGGAATCGCTCCGGTCCACTCGGTCGTAAACTACATGATGGACCACCGCGAGAACTACGGACGGATTCAGGTCATCTACGGAAGCCGCTCGAAGGCAGACCTCGTGCGCCTGGATGAGATGCAGAACGTCTGGATGAAGCAGCCGAACTGCTCTATAAATCTTACAATCGACCGCCCTCAGGACGACTGGGACGGACACGTGGGATTCGTTCCTCCTTACGTCACGGAGTGCAATCCGGATCCGAGCATGACAGTAATCATGTGCGGACCGCCGATTCTGATTCACCTCTCTCTCGACGCATTGAAGAAGCTCGGCTTCAAGGACAGCCAGGTCTTCACGACTATGGAAATGCGCATGAAGTGCGGAATCGGAAAATGCGGAAGATGCAACATAGGCGACAAATTCGTCTGCAAGGATGGACCTGTATTCAGCTTCGACCAGCTTGGGGAACTGCCTCCAGAGTATTGA
- a CDS encoding 4Fe-4S dicluster domain-containing protein, giving the protein MSETKQMATIYLFGKKYEVPAELTIMNAMEYAGYQLKRGCGCRNGFCGACATIYRIKGENQLQTCLACSKKVEDDMYIATLPFFPLVKQVYDLNTMKPEQAVMMQLYPEIYSCVGCNACTRACPQSLNTMQYIAYAQRGDFAKCADLSFDCVMCGCCSSRCPAGISHPQVAELARRLNGKYIQPQSQHLIDRVNEINEGKCEELIQNLMKKPLAEIKELYNNREIEK; this is encoded by the coding sequence ATGTCAGAGACAAAACAGATGGCTACAATATATCTGTTCGGCAAGAAATACGAAGTGCCGGCAGAACTTACAATCATGAACGCAATGGAATATGCCGGCTACCAGCTCAAACGCGGCTGCGGATGCCGCAACGGATTCTGCGGAGCCTGCGCCACAATCTACAGAATCAAGGGCGAGAACCAGCTCCAGACCTGCCTTGCCTGCTCAAAGAAAGTCGAGGACGATATGTACATCGCCACACTTCCGTTCTTCCCACTCGTGAAGCAGGTTTACGACCTGAACACGATGAAGCCGGAGCAGGCCGTGATGATGCAGCTTTACCCGGAAATCTATTCCTGCGTGGGCTGCAACGCCTGCACAAGAGCGTGTCCGCAGAGCCTGAACACAATGCAGTACATCGCATACGCACAGCGCGGAGACTTCGCCAAGTGCGCCGATCTCTCGTTTGACTGCGTAATGTGCGGATGCTGCTCCTCAAGATGTCCTGCAGGAATCAGCCATCCTCAGGTCGCAGAGCTTGCCCGCCGCCTGAATGGAAAGTACATCCAGCCGCAGAGCCAGCATCTTATTGACCGCGTGAACGAAATCAACGAGGGAAAATGCGAGGAGCTTATCCAGAACCTGATGAAAAAGCCGTTGGCGGAAATCAAAGAGCTCTACAACAACCGCGAAATCGAGAAATAA
- a CDS encoding FAD-dependent oxidoreductase, producing the protein MYGNELDEAAKIVAAKREENLKFEHARLTADEKDQLLKEYHPDRIASQFEELKIGPNKGQKAPIELAAMLQAKPRLEPEHIDLAHVDYETDVLVIGGGGAGTSAAIMASEAGANVLLATKLRIGDANTMMAEGGIQAADKPNDSPAQHYLDAFGGGHFDGKPELVYTLVNKAPSVIKWLNDLGVEFDKEADGTMVTTHGGGTSRKRMHACKDYSGAEIMRTLRDEVLNRPDKITVIDFTAAIEIIKDDKGNACGAVLMNVETNEIRIAKAKVVIIATGGAGRMHYQGFPTSNHYGATADGLVIAYRAGAKLLYQDSLQYHPTGAAYPTQILGKLVTEKVRSLGAKLINKNGEVYIHPLETRDVNASGIIKEVRNGRGVHNEVQDAVWLDTPMIEMIHGEGTILKSIPAMYNMFIKYGIDIRKEPILVYPTLHYQNGGVEIDKTCHTNVSNLLVAGEASGGVHGTNRLMGNSLLDVVVFGREAGIEAGKMFKNIQLSDTSKMNLDHVKAFEKERDAAGIKSDVVSPKILPRYTHGNKEFEKAIPGASK; encoded by the coding sequence ATGTACGGAAACGAATTGGACGAAGCAGCCAAAATTGTTGCTGCAAAACGTGAAGAAAACCTTAAATTCGAACATGCGCGTCTCACTGCTGACGAAAAGGATCAGCTTCTCAAGGAATATCATCCGGACCGCATCGCAAGCCAGTTCGAGGAGCTTAAAATCGGACCGAACAAGGGACAGAAAGCGCCGATTGAGCTTGCGGCAATGCTTCAGGCGAAACCGCGCCTTGAGCCGGAGCACATCGACCTTGCCCACGTTGACTATGAGACGGACGTTCTCGTAATCGGCGGAGGCGGAGCCGGAACATCGGCCGCAATCATGGCAAGCGAGGCAGGAGCGAATGTCCTTCTTGCAACAAAGCTCCGCATCGGAGACGCCAACACAATGATGGCGGAAGGCGGAATTCAGGCGGCGGACAAGCCTAACGATTCCCCTGCACAGCACTATCTTGACGCTTTCGGCGGCGGACACTTCGACGGAAAGCCTGAGCTTGTCTACACTCTTGTAAACAAGGCCCCTTCCGTAATCAAATGGCTGAACGACCTCGGCGTTGAATTCGACAAGGAAGCTGACGGCACGATGGTCACGACACACGGAGGCGGAACGAGCCGCAAGCGTATGCATGCATGCAAGGACTATTCGGGAGCCGAAATCATGCGCACTCTCCGCGACGAGGTTCTCAACCGCCCGGACAAAATCACGGTCATTGACTTTACTGCCGCGATAGAAATCATCAAGGACGACAAGGGAAACGCCTGCGGAGCGGTTCTCATGAACGTAGAGACAAATGAGATCAGAATCGCAAAGGCGAAGGTCGTAATCATCGCGACAGGCGGAGCCGGACGCATGCACTACCAGGGCTTTCCTACATCGAACCACTACGGAGCGACAGCTGACGGTCTTGTAATCGCATACAGAGCCGGCGCAAAGCTTCTGTATCAGGACTCACTGCAGTACCACCCGACTGGAGCCGCATATCCGACACAGATTCTCGGAAAGCTCGTTACTGAGAAAGTACGCTCGCTCGGCGCAAAGCTTATCAACAAGAACGGAGAGGTCTACATCCATCCGCTTGAGACACGCGACGTGAACGCATCCGGAATCATCAAGGAAGTGCGCAACGGACGCGGAGTCCACAACGAGGTTCAGGACGCAGTCTGGCTCGACACTCCGATGATTGAGATGATTCACGGAGAAGGAACAATCCTCAAGTCAATTCCTGCGATGTACAATATGTTCATCAAGTACGGAATCGACATCCGCAAGGAGCCGATTCTTGTCTACCCTACGCTCCACTACCAGAACGGTGGCGTAGAGATTGACAAGACCTGCCACACAAACGTCTCAAATCTTCTTGTAGCTGGAGAAGCCTCCGGCGGCGTTCACGGAACAAACCGCCTGATGGGAAACTCCCTGCTTGACGTTGTCGTGTTCGGACGCGAGGCTGGAATCGAGGCGGGAAAAATGTTCAAGAACATCCAGCTTTCCGACACCTCAAAGATGAACCTTGACCACGTTAAGGCGTTTGAAAAGGAGCGGGACGCGGCCGGAATAAAATCCGACGTGGTTTCTCCGAAAATCCTTCCGCGCTACACACACGGAAACAAGGAATTCGAGAAGGCGATTCCCGGAGCAAGTAAATAA